In Scylla paramamosain isolate STU-SP2022 chromosome 8, ASM3559412v1, whole genome shotgun sequence, the sequence aaggaggagacagagaggcaggcagacaagcaAGGAAACAAAGACATACGCAAAAAACAAATAGGTAATATAATTGCGCAAACCAGtgcgtatatatataaagacacgAACAGACGGAATGGCaaacaaaagacacacaaaTATGCAAACAACCATagcagacatagacagacagataaacaacagACTTAGACAAACAAACTTACACATAACAGGCAAAGCAAGCaaacagggaaacaaaaatacaaatccTAAACGGTAAACAATCTTGCAccaacagagagacagacaaacagacagacaaacagacggacagtgACAGAAAGGACTCGTGCATTAGGTGGCTCAGTCTAAAGAAGAGTGCGAAAGACAAAGTGAGCGAGTGTCTTTGTGATTCAGTCGTAGTAGGTTTTATCTGGCAGAGAAAGAATACCTAAGTAGGCCATTGAAGCAGCCGACTGATCCTGTTTGCCTGCAATTAACACAGGTGCCACTGGGAGTCTCCGAGCTGATGAAGTTTGCCATTTTTTCCTGCCTTCAGAAATGAGCTTTGATGGTCAGAGATAACGCGGCGTGTttgaggaaggagtgagggagaggagacgagtgtcgtggcagggagggagagagggagggacgctgCATAATGGGGTGAAGACGGAGgagcgaagggagggaggatgtacgagaagaggaaagggaaaatacgtgataaaaagaaggagtggtgaagaaaggaagtggccatggaaaaaggaaagaaagataggcCTTGAAGGAGGTGAAATACATAATGGAAGGAGGGgtgaggagatagaggaagggaaggcacatgaaagaaagagagaaatgcttgaaggaaaagtggatgaaggaagcagagagggagaCTGAGGAGGGAGGTTGATAGGATTGGAGAGAGGGAGCAAGTCTTCGAGGAAGGATATATAagttaaggaggagaaggggatagGATATCAAGGAAAGAGAAGTGTTATTGAGAGGAGCAGAgcatgaaggaatgagaggaagaaaagaaagaaggaaaaacaggacacgaagaaaggaggaggaggaggaggaggtggaggcgagtctgaaggaactgaaggagggaaaaaaagcagTTTCAGTACGGTGTCTTCATCCTGTCTAGTCTTTTCCTGGCTCGTCTCGCTTCCTTTGTCCGTCTGAATGTCTCTTTTATTACGTCAGTTACTACTGTTCTCAAAGCAGCGAGTCTATTCCCCAGGCGCGTGAGTGCATCGTAGCAGCGTTTTTATATTTGAAGCAGGAGTGCATGTGATGAAAGGCAGAGTGGTGGCGCCAGTAATAACTCTTGCCCTCGTCACTCTCACGTCGTCTTGCTTTACCGTTTTTGTTTTCATAGCGTAGATTGAACGAGAAAATGAACATCAGGGTAGGGAATGAAGTAATCCTATCCACGCTTCGCCTCtcatcactctttctctctctctctctctctctctctctctctctctctctctctctctctctctctctctctctctctctctctctctctctctctctctctctctctctctctctctctctctctctctctctctctctctctctctctctctctctctctctctcacacacacacacacacacacacacacacacacacacacacacacacacacacacacacacacacacacacacacacacacaccattgccAAGAAATCAATCACTTAAAAAACAAACCATCctgcatgtatatatattttttttttcccattgacgataaaagtaaaaaaaaagtaaaaaatacacacacacacatatacatacgtaCGCATTCCTATGCAAACCCACTACGTACATTCCTTGTTTATTCCTGACGGCCTTGAACTTtcaacacaacaaatatttttttctttcattccttctagCTCTGTCTCAACACACAATCCCACACACATTGCTTCCCtcccctctacacacacacacacacacacacacacagagagagagagagagagagagagagagagagagagagagagagagagagagagagagaggaggacagacagacagacagacagacacacacacactgtttattATTCTCGTTCTCTTAACTCTGCGGTGGAGCGTTTCTCTCTTATTGTTCCGGGATGAAGAACGACACCGCTTGGGGAACATCCCGACGGAGACTCCTGCGGGCGGACCCGACAATGAGCGGCGAGAGTAACGAGAGAGATGAATCCAAACTCAATAAGTGTGGCGATAAATACACAGACGCGGCGCGCTTACTCCCGACGAGACGATTCCCTTgttgatgaggagagagagagagggagaaggagaccAGCATTAGTGTGAATGTTTGTGTTTATAGGCATGAGTGTATTGTATGTTTATCGTgcatttttatgtatatttgtgCCATGTCAGGGTGAAATGGTTTTAAAATAGTTACCCAACGAGAGGGGCAGCTTTAGTTTAAGAACTATAACTTTTGCTTCTACCATTATGCGCACTCTCTTTACAccttgtatgagagagagagagagagagagagagagagagagagagagagagagagagagaggaaagcgtaGGGAAGTAACAAGTGGTAAAAGTAttgaagtgaaagaggaaggaaggaaggattggaAGGGAGACGTCCATACAAAAAATCTTACAAGTGCTCGAAAAATGACGGGAAAATATCCCCGATATATTGACAGAAAAAGACGACgggagagacgagagggagaaaataaaagaaaaaaagagtcgaatggaaaaggagagagagagagagagagagagagagagagagagagagagagagagagagagagagagagagagagagagagagccatcttAACTTCCTTCGTTATGTTTGCGGCAACGATAATGACTTGCTTCTCAGAACGTCATTTTTTCtaactcctcttctcccttcaccttcttcaCCTCTCAACACTCCTCACTCCGGCAAACCTTTTACGCCTGAAAATGTTTACCGCTCAAGTTGCCAGGCGCGTCCGGGGGTCTCAAGGCAGGGCTGGCTGGACGGGGGATCACGGGGAGGCTGCAGGGGGAaggccagtggtggtggtggtggtggtggtggtggtggtcgctgCAGACTTTAACACCTTTGGAAAGCGAGAGCGTTACCTGCTGAAGGTTGACCGCATTAAGCTCTTCTCAGGGTGAAGGTGTTTTTATAagatacactttttttgcacTAGTTTctggtattggtggtagtggcggtggtgttatgttgttgatgttgttgtatcctgtccacacacacacacacacacacacacacacacacacacacacacacacacacacacacacacacacacacacacacacacacacacacacacacacacacacacacacacacacacacacacacacacacacacctacctcacTGCTTGCTTCGATTCCTTAAAAGTCTCTGTGTAAAAACCAGGCTTAAGCAAGATGTGCTTTTGTCTGTAGCGTCTTTGAAAGCTGCGAAAACATAtccatcaagagagagagagagagagagagagagagagagagagagagagagagagtgtagaagTTCTTTCATTGGTAACCATCTGTGTGTTTTTGACCAATAAACAACTCGAGGCAGAAGCAAAATCATGAACGCGTTCAAGGAAATGATGCCAATCAGTCAGCAGCCTTCATGCAATACCCATGCAATAACTGATACGCTGAGGGCCATTACACACGCCTGCCAGGATTTTAAACACACAACACCAGCTTGGGAATTCCCTTCACTCCGCTATCACAGGTTCTCCTAAGTAAGCAAATACACGAAGGAATGTTAATCCGAATATTTATATCTTcgtagattgaaaaaaaaagtaagattatAACATTTCTGGAGTTATTTACAtcatcagcatttttttttttaaggtctggacgtgttatttctctctcaccctcacaaCACGCAGGTCCTGTAAACGTTTAATTTCGTAAACATCAATCACTTTCCCAATTATGAAGGAGCTGGATACGTCATCGCTGCTGCCAAACCTCGAGACTCATTTCATGTTGACGGCTTGAAAACGAGACTGGCAAAGGTGGATtaggggttctctctctctctctctctctctctctctctctctctctcgtctctctctcgtctctctctctctctctctctctctctctctctctctctctctctctctcgtctttcctttAGTCCAATGTTAGTCTCTAGTGCTTCCCTCTTACCATTTTCATTGTGGctttctggtctctctctctctctctctctctctctctctctctctctctctctctctctctctctctctctctctctctctctctctctctctctctctctctctcgctctctcgtctttcctttAGTCCAATGTTAGTCTCTAGTGCTTCCCTCTTACCATTTTCATTGTGGctttctggtctctctctctctctctctctctctctctctctctctctctctctctctctctctctctctctctctctctcatctctctctcatctctctctctctctccctctcatcctctctctctctctctctctcgtctttcctttAGTCCAATGTTAGTCTCTAGTGCTTCCCTCTTACCATTTTCATTGTGGctttctggtctctctctctctctctctctctctctctctctctctctctctctctctctctctctctctctctctctctctctctctctctctctctctctctctctctctctctctctctctctctctctctctctctctctctctctctctctctctctctctcaagaagctTAAGTACATATCTTCCTCTCGTCTCGTTTTAATAAGGGCTTTGACTGTGGACGGAAAGCTGCACTCTGTTCATTATCTCCATCACAAGGTAGGCCACACTGTTGATGCAGCGTAGGAGTTCACCGGAGAGCCGCCTTACAGAGGAGATAGTTTCCGGGTCCCTCACGTGCTTTGCTTGGGTctgaaatagataaatgaaaggatTAGGTGAGTCAAGATCGTCACGTGggtattcttattttctcttatgaTTTCCTCGTCTTTGTGTTGTTTGAGTTGAGTTGTTTTATTAAGTtggtttgttttgctttgcttGGGATGAATTACTGGTTTATTCAGTGGTTTGTTCTGCCCTCCTCTTTGTATGCGCGTCCTCTTGAGCCCATTGGTTTCCTGCTCTTCAGTTGATTAATGTGTCACATTATTTAGCTTATTTGTAGCATGCGTGTGACCCGCTCCTCAGTTTACTGCTGTGTCTTAATCTTCAGTTTACAATCGTCTCCTGCTCTTATGTTTATGAGTCTTATATCATCTCCAGTTCCGGTGACTCATTACCTCCAGCACTGCAGCGCTGGCAGAGGAGCGTGCTTCTGTAAAATGGATGATTTGTAAGCCTCTTTGTTCACAGACGTAATAATGACGGCAGTAAGCAGggtaatggaaagaagaaatgcgATTCAGTCAACGCGTAATTATGACTATGCATAATTTTGTAATAAAGACATGGATGACAAGGGAAATATAACGTTAGAGCTTATTGTCTTTTTAATGAAGCTGATATGAACCTTTTGATGTAATTGTGAATAAAATGATAAACTGAATAAGCACGGCCACACACTGTAATATGAACTTTGTCACAGCGCTAAAAAGAATGTGACCAGTCAATGCATCGATTCCCAGGAGGCGGGGTGGCCGGTGTGCTCTGGGGCGCAGGTGACCCGCCACGTGGAGTGCATGACCTGTACGCGGGCCTCCTCCCTCGATGATGCAGCGGCCTTGCCCTCTGCTGTAATTACTATTGATCCGGCAAGGGAGACTGACCTCATGGCGTGGCGTGGTgtccccgagagagagagagagagagagagagagagagagagagagagagagagagagagagaaagctttgTGAAGagtgacctttctctctctctctctctctctctctctctctctctctctctctctctctctctctctctctctctctctgccatgccGCTTATCAACCTGTGAACACACCAAGGACTTGCATTCACCTGCCGCAGCCTACAGACTCACCTGAATGCTTTCTTCCCAGGTAAAACGATATTCCATTATGTTTTGGCCCTTCCTCAATACTCCTTCACTTGGAAACGACCTTGGTACATCCTGCTTGTTTAATTCGCTCCCTTTGTTTTCGATCCTGCCTGAAAACATATACGTGTAGAGAGATttagggggaggggaagtgagaaaaaagtgagttttgagttttttttaaatcgtataatatatatacaacaaacaccttgaaaacactgCAACGTgtggccttccttccttccttccttccttccttccttccttccttccttcctcgctatCTTCCGTCCTTTGCGCCTTAAACTTCACGCAAAACTAActcttctttgtattcttcttcctcctcttaccgcGACACGTCTTGCACACCGCTAGGAGCAGAAGTCTTTTAAGGAGCCGAGAATCCCGCGAGAGACGACGCCTGCTGCCCACAACACCTAAAGACCTCAGTGAACTCATGCGCGGCGACTTTTTTCCGTGACTTAGCCAGCGGCCCAAAGCTCCCGCCGCTCAgatctcttatttcttccccgCCGCCACCCCGATGTCCTTCCGGGTCTACAATTCTGGCGGTACATCTCAAGAGCGGAGGCTGTGTTGAGGTTAGGATTTAACTTAGTCCCTACTGTAGGTCTGTGGCAGCCTCCGAGGGTTTTCTGCATGCTGGagtaggatgaggaagaagaggaggggttgaagtggtggtggtggtggtggtaagagatacaacagaggagagggaaataaaatgaagaatgcATGATGAAAAGTTTGAGGAGTAAAGGTTAGAGAAAGCGTCAGTGTTTCCGGGGGTAtaggatgagaagagagaaaaaataaagagaaaaagaagaaagtcagatgaaagaggaaaaggaggagggctaggaggaggaggagcagcagatgGTTGGATGATGGTACTGGCTCCCctcatgcctcacacacacacccgccaaAGGAATGCTTTACGATAATCCTGCTTTGTTCTGGGAATATTGAATCGATTGCACACCGCCTCTCAGCTTCCCGCTCCATTTTTCACCACCATTCCTTGCATCCCACTCGCGCCAGAACCAATTCACGCAGACTTCAGTGGCGGCTTTCTCTTTCACGCGGGAAATCCTTGTTATTCCCTAAACACTGACGAAATGAAGTGGATGGAACGATGCACTGAAGAGAAATGGGATTGTCAGTCGttgtgtctgtgagtgtttgtgtttcaACTTTGTTtgaccttttttctctctttttggtgACGGTGAATGAAGGCATAATGACAACTGTTTGCTTCATTACTCGCGGCGGTGTTTGTAATGACGGCGGGTCGTGTGTGATGTATGCAGGTGTGTGTATATTGTGTGACATTTGCATTGTGATAAAGCAAATTAGTCTAAATGACCATGAATTCATAACAGGGATGAAAAGTATAGTTCATGCACATCActaactccacacacacacacacacacacacacacacacacacacacacacacacacacacacacacacacacacacacacacacacacacacacacacacacacacacacacacacacattcaaacagCAGTATCATTTAATATACGCTTCTCGAACACACACTCGCATAATTATAAATCACAATGGCAGTTAAGTATCTAACATGAAGTAAATTCaagtcaaaataaataaataaataaaaaaaataaataaaaaggaagccAAGCATATAATCAAACCTTAACAAATAGAATCCTCCCACGGTCATCACACTCAAGGACTCACATTTTCAGTCCTCACGTCGCTCCTCcccatttattttctgttaaaACTCACCTGTgatttttctccccctttcctgcAGGTGTCCcgatgcgtctctctctctctctctctctctctctctctctctctctctctctctctctctctctctctctctctctctctctctctctgaaaagtttAGTAGTTTAAAACCTGTATTATCTATACGagatttattattataactattattacaacaacaacaacaacaacaacaactaccactactactactactactactacaactactactactactactactactactactactactactactaataataataataataataataataataataataatactattactactactactattactactactactactactattattattattattattattattattattattattattattattattattatttttattattattgttattattattattattattgaaagtagtagtagtagttgtagtagtagtagtagcaagagtAGTACTGAatatagaagtaatagtagtagtaatactaacagcaacagcaccagtagtagtagcagtattagtattagtattattattattagtagtagtaaataatagtagtagtactagcagaagtggtagtagtagtagtagtagcagtagtagtactagcaaaagtagtagtagtagtaacaataattgtagtactagcagtagtagtagtagtagtagtaatagtagtaacattaatgataataataatgataaaagtaataataataataataataataataataataattattattattattattattattattattattattattattatataataataataataataataatgataataataataataataataataataataataataataataataaaaggtggTTTGTGATTGGCTGTTGCAATGCAGCGCAAGTTTCCTATTGGTCGCGCCCGATCACAGTTGCCGGCGAGGGACCACCTCCCGAGCCCCAACACCCTATCCGTGGTGCACGTGCTTCTCTGCCTGTGAACCCTAAAGACGGTGCTCTGCAAGGCGGCAACACTGTGGACATTTCTTCACAACTCCAAACTCTCCAGTGTCAAGCATTTTCCAAGCACCTCAGGTATCCTAAATACTAGTGTACCCTAGTGGGACATTCAGTCTGTCAGATGACAGGAGACAGGATGGATGGTGGACGCTCCTTCAGCACATACATGCGTGGGGAGTGTGTCGTGGAGAATGGCGACATTCTCCGCGGCCCCCCACGCACAGTCAAAGTATCCATGGGAGATCCTGACGCGAAATctttcttctgctgttgctggccACGAGGGCCTCGCTTCACTAAGGTAGCTAAATTCTTTTTCAAACCGCATAAAGAAGAACCCAGTCTCCAGAAGTACACGTCTCTGGAGACTGTGATGTACATGGACGGCATGGCTTTCCGCGAATACTGGACGCCAGGCAAGACGGCCGTCAAGGTCTCCATCAAGCAGCGGCGCGGAAAGAAGGTTGTCCTCTTTGGCCGCCTGGCAACCTTCCTTCAAGAGATGGAGAACCGAAATTCAGAAAAGTTCGTTCTTTATGTCACGGAAACCAGCTTCAAAATTATTCAGAAGGACCGAGCGGCTTCAGGCGGCGACGAGACCGATGCcgctgagaaacagaaaaataagccgTTACAAGTACAAGCCGTTAAGTACGAGTGCGCTAAACGCGGGGATGACGAAAACGAAGTAAAGATCGACTACGCGACTTCCTTGTTCAACAGttttaagaagaaagataaacccGTTAACCTCATAACAACTCCAGAAATTGTAAAGTTGCCGCCAGTAATCCCCATGCAAACCAAGAACGTGCGGTCATTCAACAAAGACGCTCCTGCTGCACGCCAACAGCAGCGCAGCGCACTTCGTAGCGTCCGTCGCGATAAGCAGGCGTCTATGAAgcctaaagaaacaaagaaagaaaaacagatcgTTCAGGTTCaggaaatacacaagaaagacaTTCCGTGCGAGACAAAGAATCATACTGATGAAAAGGCGACtaataagaaagacaaagaagatacagaggaagaaaatcatacagagatgaaggaagaatcaGGAACAATGAGTGAAGTACAGCTAGTTCACGAAAAACACCATGAAAACGCGGAAAGTGTGGAAAAGAATCCAGCTGAAGAGAAGAGCGCAGTTTGggaagaatatgataaaaatgaatctgaagagacagaaggagacAGCGAAGATGTGGAAAGCGTCCCtacaaaaacagagaagacatatgaggaagagaaagaagatactgaGAAACAAGAAGTTaccgagaaggaaatgaaaccagCAAAAATTAGTGAAATGCAGCTAGTTCAGGAAAAAGACGATGAATATCATGAAGGCGAGGAAGCTAATActcttgaaggaaaggagactagtGTTTCGGAAGACTATGATGCCCATGACACTGGAAAGAGGGAAGTGGTTGTTGAAGATGTGAAAAGTACCTCTCCTGAGAAAGACAATGcagataaggaaattaaagagggaCAAAATTTTGAGAAGGAAGCTGAGAAACAAGACGTTATTGAGAAAGTTAACCTTCCCTCTATAACCAAACTTTTGTCTTTAACCAAAGTCATCGTGAAGAAcagtacaaggagagagaagatacggaaagcaacgcttttaagaaagaagagagagagtgtgtcgctTGGCAATGTGAAGACAACATCACCGGTGGAAAAAATGACGACGCGGAAGAATATAGGGAAGGATCAACATTtgaaaaagaaggtaatgaCTTGCCGCCACAAGAACACCGCGATGGCCAATGTAAGCagcaagtggaggtggtggaaggcctCCCCACCAACACCGGTGAAGAAAATGACGgcgagaatgaaggtaaagaaggaactgGAGTTAAGAAAGAAGACGTTCCCGTGTAGCCATTACCGTTATGTCCTccagctgaaaagaaaaaatcaaacgtcaggagagaagaaaaagcgctacaagaaaataaatctgAAATCCGTCCGCTGTAAGATCGACACCCATTACAGCCTACCTAGTGATTATAAACCTGATCTGGATTTGAAGGTACTGGAATCACAGCCGCCACCCTCAGGCCCCGCGCGAGTGAAATGGGCCCGAGAGGTGGCTGCCCTTAAGGCTCGGCTGCGTtcacagaaacagaagaaagggcGGACTAGTGCGCAGAGCCTCCATCACGGGTCGCAAGCCGCTAAACACTGAGTCACTCGCACTGTGGACCAACCTAGTCAGTGCAAccgagaaaattgaaaaaaaaaaaaacgtacaaaaaCAAAGTAAGCTTTCTAACTATGGATTAAGAACCTAAGCAATGAGTCTTTACTGAGGAACATACTTGTGAATCGAAACCCGAAATTagaccaaaaagaaaagtttttcatCCATTAATTAAGGAGCAAGAACATTAAGTGATTCCACTGAGGAACAAGGTGGTGAGTGAAATCCAGaaattaatgacaaaaaaataaagcgcttaaaatttgcaaagaaaaaaagaaatattaatctatCTGTTATTGACGAAACAACTGAGTGATTCTTCAGCGAGGAACAAGAACATTCGTGacactaaatgaaaaaataatgacgtaaaagaaattaaaagataaaaaaagataaagtaaaaaaaaaagtaacaagaaagtCTTTGCTCTCATAACCTATCAAGTATATTAATCGACTGTCAATCCGCCGTTGAAaccagaaattaatagaaaaaaaaaagtaattaaagtatCTTCATTAAATAAGAAGcctaaatattttgagtgagaGCAAATCAGAAAACGATgacaaaatataaagataaaaatctACCAAAGAAATCTTTATACAAGTTATTTTAGAATGCTACGATTTGAGTGTTAACCTGCTGTGGATCAAGATtgtgaaaaccaaaacaacgacaaaaaacaaagaaaagaaaaattctatCCAGTATTGATGAAACAGCCATTGATAGTGAGAGGAAAACTGGTGAA encodes:
- the LOC135103090 gene encoding aspartic and glutamic acid-rich protein-like, which translates into the protein MTGDRMDGGRSFSTYMRGECVVENGDILRGPPRTVKVSMGDPDAKSFFCCCWPRGPRFTKVAKFFFKPHKEEPSLQKYTSLETVMYMDGMAFREYWTPGKTAVKVSIKQRRGKKVVLFGRLATFLQEMENRNSEKFVLYVTETSFKIIQKDRAASGGDETDAAEKQKNKPLQVQAVKYECAKRGDDENEVKIDYATSLFNSFKKKDKPVNLITTPEIVKLPPVIPMQTKNVRSFNKDAPAARQQQRSALRSVRRDKQASMKPKETKKEKQIVQNHTDEKATNKKDKEDTEEENHTEMKEESGTMSEVQLVHEKHHENAESVEKNPAEEKSAVWEEYDKNESEETEGDSEDVESVPTKTEKTYEEEKEDTEKQEVTEKEMKPAKISEMQLVQEKDDEYHEGEEANTLEGKETSVSEDYDAHDTGKREVVVEDVKSTSPEKDNADKEIKEGQNFEKEAEKQDVIEKVNLPSITKLLSLTKVIVKNSTRREKIRKATLLRKKRESVSLGNVKTTSPVEKMTTRKNIGKDQHLKKKVMTCRHKNTAMANVSSKWRWWKASPPTPVKKMTARMKVKKELELRKKTFPCSHYRYVLQLKRKNQTSGEKKKRYKKINLKSVRCKIDTHYSLPSDYKPDLDLKVLESQPPPSGPARVKWAREVAALKARLRSQKQKKGRTSAQSLHHGSQAAKH